From Plasmodium brasilianum strain Bolivian I chromosome 5, whole genome shotgun sequence, the proteins below share one genomic window:
- a CDS encoding hypothetical protein (conserved Plasmodium protein): MMQKKIKLQTLQNLQRVLSPLRTNCFSFKKRFYHINDLKLENQFIISKKNYTLFCKNFEGLSLSNNYNNIMNIEKKEHGENYVSKHNEHVHFFSSDVNTYVSFNMCKENEHNENYKDKTSKGVDRNNEDWVERTGKEELDVKERESENIINLKKEKRKKVKKKKLIIGGNRDEELTNKPNVKKGEEVKMSENSGSGNSSGNGCGSDSAIYDRRKKRKGSEKKIKKVDGKKKADREENKKDNYSNTGDFKNDIMTTNEVNKKKKEKKKKRKNNNNNNNNNNNNNNNNNNNKRVIKLNADKNNIKKSSGKCADKNEFEMGDTSLEVNGNFNKEEYFNKFQQIGLKNNILINKLNKVEDICNFVIENKSSIRFENIYAYNNFLYEIYDKFSNSDIKKVKKLIKNYNKLTNKKLQRKIKYFEYFYDICPREYKEVLTCLFIQSLDILKGEDISNTFYYDQIISSNKDGEGSCTVEEEFTSSEKINNSKCRSTSMRSNDYSFNDSANNSNIIIDDYDDNNFEENEENYHVKKYAQNESNINNKIIYEIDVNMSPKKETKNSMNENNFIIVYNLPIISYDLLREELKETFSFCGKIKSIEFFNDRLKTVDINILNSEVNSDDLKHKAVVTGDKLGKKLKLKGENKLRETNKTRNTNNSASKKGRKDMKNSLKPSTYTQLYGIIEFYDEKSAELATSDFIRIFGIFCYKKLIYVDKCVNKNIMIITHLPFHQNIYNILYMLLNAALCKFDVLSAEKKNEAEHIGNSKSENFNNNVNVNGNGNSNGNSNGNSNGNSNGNNNSSGNNNSSGNNNSSGNNNSSGNNNGSGNNNSSGNNNSSGNNNSNRNGSNKNSGSSIIANDEKNELHSNDNRSRANAERNSNSNFTDEDCKKVAYDNRSCDRLMNMCIQEDKEDIREGNNHKKHIDKGEIFKCQFSLRNSNIKIESSEHIAANGMHTYSSGTSSCNRGSSSNDSSNSCIYDYIYNISKKNFFKFKKENSIALETNKKNNNGTTSDEKNNNFESFADFYQNKNKKMKMRKVSMSNNGRTLILNFNNFTDLYECLKKFKYIFKNKNCMIFSLNLRRCIYLNGAIKDHVQVKSWKNRIGIKTDA; the protein is encoded by the coding sequence ATGATgcaaaaaaagataaagctGCAAACGTTGCAAAATCTGCAGAGAGTTTTATCGCCCTTAAGGACAAACTGCtttagttttaaaaaaagattttatcatataaatgACCTTAAGTTGGAAAACCAATTTATTATaagtaagaaaaattatacgcttttttgcaaaaattttGAAGGTTTATCATTAAGTAATAACTATAATAACATTAtgaatatagaaaaaaaagagcatgGAGAAAATTATGTTAGTAAACATAATGAACATGTGCATTTTTTTAGTTCAGACGTAAACACCTATGTATCATTTAATATGTGCAAAGAAAATGAGCacaatgaaaattataaagacAAAACTAGTAAAGGGGTTGATCGTAATAATGAGGACTGGGTCGAGAGAACAGGGAAAGAGGAGTTGGACGTTAAAGAAAGAGAAAgcgaaaatattattaatttaaagaaagaaaagagaaaaaaagtgaaaaagaaaaagctaATAATAGGTGGGAACAGAGATGAGGAATTAACAAATAAGCCTAATGTGAAGAAGGGGGAGGAAGTAAAAATGAGCGAAAATAGTGGAAGTGGAAATAGTAGTGGCAATGGATGTGGAAGCGACAGTGCCATATATGACAGGAGAAAAAAACGCAAAGGctcggaaaaaaaaattaaaaaagtagacgggaaaaaaaaggcaGATAGggaagaaaacaaaaaggaCAACTACTCTAACACAGGAGACTTCAAAAATGACATCATGACAACTAACGAagtgaataaaaaaaaaaaagaaaaaaaaaaaaaaagaaaaaataataataataataataataataataataataataataataataataataataataaacgagtgattaaattaaatgcagataagaataatattaaaaagtcaAGTGGGAAATGCGCTGATAAGAATGAGTTTGAAATGGGGGACACTTCATTAGAAGTAAAtggaaattttaataaagaggagtattttaacaaatttcaACAAATaggattaaaaaataatatcttaATAAACAAGTTGAATAAAGTAGaagatatatgtaattttgttATTGAGAATAAGTCTTCCATAcgatttgaaaatatatatgcatacaataattttttatatgaaatttatgataaattttcaaactcagatattaaaaaggtaaaaaaattaattaagaattataataaattaaccaataaaaaattacaaagaaaaataaaatactttgaatatttttatgatatatgTCCAAGGGAATATAAGGAGGTACTGACTTGCCTGTTTATTCAGTCActtgatatattaaaagggGAAGATATTAgcaatacattttattatgacCAAATAATAAGTAGCAATAAAGATGGTGAGGGGAGTTGTACAGTGGAAGAAGAATTTACAAGTtcggaaaaaataaataacagcAAATGCAGAAGCACGAGCATGAGGAGTAACGACTACAGTTTTAACGACAGCGCTAACAACAGTAATATTATCATTGACGATTATGATGATAACAATTTTGAGGAAAACGAAGAAAATTACcacgtaaaaaaatatgcacaaaATGAATCcaatattaacaataaaattatatacgaAATTGATGTGAATATGTCTCCAAAAAAAGAGACAAAAAATAGtatgaatgaaaataattttataattgtttataaCCTACCTATAATAAGTTATGACTTGTTAAGGGAAGAATTGAAAGAGACTTTCTCCTTTTGTGGTAAAATAAAGAGCatagaattttttaatgatcgTCTAAAAACGGTAGATATAAACATACTAAATAGTGAAGTTAATTCTGATGATCTGAAACATAAAGCAGTTGTTACAGGGGACAAGTTAGGTAAGAAGTTGAAGTTAAAAGGTGAGAACAAGTTACGTGAGACGAATAAGACGAGGAATACCAATAATAGCGCAAGCAAAAAAGGACGTAAGGATATgaaaaattcattaaaacCAAGCACTTACACTCAGCTATATGGAATCATAGAATTCTATGATGAAAAGTCAGCAGAATTAGCTACTAGCGattttataagaatttttggtatattttgttataagaaattaatatatgttgaTAAGTGcgttaacaaaaatattatgataataacGCATCTACCGTTtcatcaaaatatatataatattttgtacatGTTATTGAACGCTGCTTTATGTAAATTTGACGTTTTGAGTGCAGAAAAGAAGAATGAGGCTGAACATATAGGTAACTCCAAAAGTGAGAATTTCAACAATAATGTTAATGTTAATGGTAATGGTAATAGTAATGGTAATAGTAATGGTAATAGTAATGGTAAtagtaatggtaataataatagtagtggtaataataatagtagtggtaataataatagtagtggtaataataatagtagtggtaataataatggtagtggtaataataatagtagtggtaataataatagtagtggtaataataatagtaatagaaATGGAAGTAATAAGAACAGTGGATCATCAATTATTGCTAACGACGAAAAAAACGAATTACATAGTAATGATAATAGGAGCAGGGCTAATGCAGAAAGGAACAGCAATAGTAATTTTACTGACGAAGATTGCAAGAAGGTTGCTTATGATAATAGATCCTGTGATAGACTGATGAATATGTGTATTCAGGAGGACAAAGAAGATATTAGAGAGGGTAACAATCATAAGAAGCATATTGATAAGggagaaatatttaaatgccAATTTAGCCTAAGAAATAGTAACATTAAAATTGAAAGTAGTGAACATATTGCGGCTAATggtatgcacacatatagCAGCGGTACTAGTAGCTGCAACCGCGGTAGCAGCAGTAACGATAGTAGTAATTCATGTatttatgattatatatacaatatttcgaagaagaatttttttaaatttaaaaaagagaacaGTATTGCGTtggaaacaaataaaaaaaataataatggtaCTACATCAGATGAAAAGAATAACAACTTTGAATCTTTTGCCGACTTTtaccaaaataaaaataagaaaatgaaaatgagaaAAGTGAGCATGAGTAATAATGGAAGAACTctaattttgaattttaataattttacagaTCTTTATGAATGCTTGaagaaatttaaatatatttttaaaaataaaaattgtatgattttttccttaaacCTAAGGAGgtgcatttatttaaatggtGCAATTAAGGATCATGTTCAGGTGAAAAGTTGGAAGAATCGAATAGGCATAAAAACCGACGCATGA
- a CDS encoding hypothetical protein (conserved Plasmodium protein): MWNIFANEDLSLHIEKKEEENFAKNKIGKRKMFEKVSHKNILTKSGSHGSAFSQYDSKIMNKSLDMKIKELRKSFRKKYRIVRTQLLKLVKILKQFPEIESTNGLEVGNNDHIEGCDSNNIEKQSGNNNTEEGVNSKLEVKGRNSIDGKGSNSVEGNGSNNVEGNGSNNVEGNGSNNVEGNGSNNVEGNGSNNVEGNGSNNVEEKSSNPVDGKGRNKKATVSIELIKKLNKIIGKIDIEQLKWKKRTKKKKHKYRNEEESFKNNGREMSFSTKSFVVPQKNNDTYRRNVKNIMKKSYARRSLLLSSTNYMKKFSQKNLYENAGLVYSNNNIRNNYYMNHQNKKQMNSNFYNDTDNVLVTDFYMYSTLNASYNRLNSVKKRKVLQMLKGNMNNSAGSNNIDNNNYNTCRYKNYGNQCKNFRKKGSIITGSNNLENNIHSNNFRNISYAYNYNGGMLNYLPQYMPNITEGLHFEARLGDKKLTKLKLEGYGKYSSEFLLLLFQVTVASQAVIVR; the protein is encoded by the exons ATGTGGAACATATTTGCAAACGAAGACTTATCATTACATAtcgaaaaaaaggaagaagaaaattttgcaaaaaacaaaattggaaagagaaaaatgttCGAAAAAGTAAGTCACAAAAATATTCTGACCAAGTCAGGTTCTCACGGTTCGGCATTTTCTCAATATGATAGCAAAATAATGAACAAGTCATTagatatgaaaataaaagaattaagaAAAAGTTTCCGAAAAAAGTACAGGATTGTACGAACACAATTATTGAAGctagtaaaaatattgaagCAATTCCCTGAAATTGAATCTACCAATGGTTTGGAAGTGGGCAATAATGACCACATAGAAGGATGTGATAGTAACAACATAGAAAAACAaagtggtaataataatacggAAGAAGGTGTAAATAGTAAATTAGAGGTAAAAGGGAGAAATAGCATAGACGGAAAAGGAAGTAACAGCGTGGAAGGGAATGGAAGTAACAACGTGGAAGGGAATGGAAGTAACAACGTGGAAGGGAATGGAAGTAACAACGTGGAAGGGAATGGAAGTAACAACGTGGAGGGGAATGGAAGTAACAACGTGGAGGGGAATGGAAGTAACAACGTGGAAGAAAAAAGCAGCAACCCCGTGGATGGAAAAGGCAGAAACAAAAAGGCAACTGTTAGTATTGAATTAATTAAGAAGCTTAACAAGATAATTGGCAAAATAGATATAGAGCAACTAAAATGGaagaaaagaacaaaaaaaaaaaagcataagtacagaaatgaagaagaaaGTTTTAAGAATAATGGAAGAGAAATGAGTTTTTCCACCAAGTCTTTTGTTGTGCCTCAAAAGAATAATGACACATATAGAAGGaacgtaaaaaatataatgaaaaaaagttatGCTAGAAGAAGTTTATTACTAAGTTCAACTAAttacatgaaaaaatttaGCCAGAAAAATCTTTACGAAAATGCAGGATTGGTATATAGTAACAacaatataagaaataattattatatgaatcatcaaaataaaaaacaaatgaatagcaatttttataatgacACAGATAATGTCTTAGTAACCGACTTTTATATGTACTCAACGTTAAATGCAAGTTATAACCGATTAAATTCTgtgaaaaagagaaaagtgTTACAAATGTTAAAAGGAAATATGAACAACAGTGCAGGTAGTAATAATATCGATAACAACAACTACAACACTTGTAGATATAAAAACTATGGAAATCAATGTAagaattttagaaaaaaaggaagtatTATTACGGGAAgtaataatttagaaaataacaTACACAGTAACAATTTTCGCAATATATCTTATGCTTACAATTATAACGGTGGTATGCTGAATTACCTACCTCAGTATATGCCCAACATAACGGAAG GTCTACATTTTGAGGCAAGATTAGGTGATAAGAAATTGACCAAGTTGAAGCTCGAAGGTTATGGAAAATATAGTTCAG AGTTTTTACTTTTGTTATTTCAAGTAACAGTAGCATCTCAAGCAGTAATTGTACGTTGA
- a CDS encoding PH-like domain-containing protein, with protein MILSRIFLLSLFFFLKNIINCQSFLPVSYATHQLYSFDKVTPHEIKRNLKNTVGNFIARKLKDIKSKFNSYKNYVHDGDMDNDNNNNGYNSNNNDITKHDYNESLGEEVKSLLQQARNKRKLSKKIKESYERALKNLQKRKNDNSGDYNDNDEKTSKILQHNLEQINYLNKKSNYLENRAEELKKYLKISTNQNYEQVNNCNISKTGKLKFVSSSNELPIKLIGNVQQCFLFEYKNSNQIFCADNSLKSASWINALTEGSLCSNFGIKGVLVNINDINNKLMKMKKIDEDMVTVDIKSEDEGSTHVLVNGKEQKGEGNNNVINLNNIKKKMEEEKRSKKKEEEKEEEKEGRDEVAEDEETEDKLTEVQKEQDDNLINDE; from the exons ATGATCTTATCGCGCATATTCCTGTTAtccctctttttttttctaaagaatataataaattgtcAATCCTTTTTACCAGTATCTTATGCAACTCATCAGTTATACTCATTTGATAAGGTAACCCCCcatgaaataaaaaggaatttaaaaaatactgtCGGTAATTTCATAGctagaaaattaaaagacattaaaagtaaatttaatagttacaaaaattatgtacatgATGGGGATATGGATAAtgataacaacaataatggttataatagtaataataatgatataacaaAGCACGATTATAATGAATCATTAGGAGAAGAAGTAAAATCGTTACTACAACAAgcaagaaataaaagaaaattatcaaaaaaaataaaagaatctTATGAACGcgcattaaaaaatttacaaaaaaggaaaaatgataACAGTGGTGATTACAATGACAATGATGAAAAAACtagtaaaattttacaaCATAACctagaacaaataaattatttaaataagaaatccaattatttagaaaacagagcagaagaattaaaaaagtatttaaaaattagtaCGAatcaaaattatgaacaagttaataattgtaatatttctaaaacaggaaaattaaaatttgtgTCATCATCCAACG AGTTACCTATAAAACTAATTGGAAATGTTCAACAGTGTTTTTTATtcgaatataaaaatagcaaTCAAATTTTTTGTGCTGATAATAGCTTGAAGAGTGCATCTTGGATCAACGCTTTAACCGAAGGATCCCTTTGCTCAAATTTTGGAATAAAAGGAGTGTTAGTCAACATAAacgatattaataataaattaatgaaaatgaaaaaaatagatgaaGATATGGTAACTGTTGATATAAAATCCGAGGATGAGGGGTCAACACATGTCTTGGTTAATGGCAAGGAACAAAAGGGAGAAGGAAATAACAACGTGATTAATTTGAacaatattaagaaaaaaatggaagaagaGAAGAggagcaaaaaaaaagaggaagaaaaagaggaagaaaaagagGGTAGAGATGAAGTGGCGGAAGATGAAGAGACAGAAGACAAATTGACGGAAGTGCAAAAAGAACAAGATGACAACCTAATAAATgatgaatga
- a CDS encoding crystalloid-specific PH domain-containing protein codes for MRTILFISIICLVAICNGHRNFPKRNNYLQYLRSQTFMQEKAKNKKLNENYSEDINEFDEYEADESEWVRDDEKRGKGIQRKGSIYNTRENDDDRKDENKLVFKNIEKELNSIEVLNDERKVNLTGGGRECSVNEKGTLDVSINSSDIFNLNKYMVEITSSSILIKELNNDKVVVKDLPFKHIKLPIETIEETRECWNIKLIKEKILFCEKKKEDRDRWITNILKALFCYNSNNLTIEEWNKDINTKFDIPKESTVDKRIQSLKKKNSGDDNSPKYVKQSSNNNIVISDIKNDKPKIEFN; via the coding sequence ATGAGAACGATTCTGTTCATCTCAATTATTTGTCTTGTTGCTATTTGCAATGGTCATAGAAATTTTCCAAAAAGAAACAATTACTTACAGTACTTAAGATCACAAACATTCATGCAGGAAAAagcgaaaaataaaaagttaaacgAAAATTATTCTGAAGATATAAACGAATTTGATGAATACGAAGCGGATGAATCTGAGTGGGTAAGAGATGACGAGAAAAGAGGAAAAGGAATACAAAGAAAGGGATCTATTTACAATACTAGGGAGAACGACGATGACAGgaaagatgaaaataaattagtatttaagaatattgaaaaagaattaaatagCATAGAAGTGCTAAATGATGAACGAAAAGTGAATCTTACAGGAGGAGGAAGAGAATGCTCTGTTAATGAAAAAGGTACTTTAGATGTATCAATAAATTCTAGTgatattttcaatttaaataaatacatggTAGAAATTACATCATCttctatattaattaaagagttaaataatgataaagtTGTAGTTAAAGATTTACCATTTAAGCATATTAAACTACCAATAGAAACTATTGAAGAAACTAGGGAATGCtggaatataaaattaatcaaggaaaaaattcttttctgtgaaaaaaaaaaagaagatagaGATAGATGGAttactaatatattaaaagccttattttgttataattcaaataatttaaccATTGAAGAATGGAACAAAGACATTAACACTAAATTTGATATACCCAAAGAATCAACAGTTGACAAAAGAATACAgtccttaaaaaaaaagaacagcGGTGATGATAATTCTCCAAAATATGTGAAACAATCTAGCAACAATAATATAGTAATTTCGGATATAAAGAACGACAAACCGAAAATTGAATTTAACTAG
- a CDS encoding cytochrome c oxidase assembly factor 5, which yields MLSVKEDLPHRKASNSCKKILNDMIACYQNTICYKKQNSTFEECLHNHDLKEIDENCIILRKAYAQCRRNLLNGNFKLIGNPLSR from the coding sequence atGCTTAGTGTAAAGGAGGACTTACCTCATAGGAAGGCATCAAATTCAtgtaagaaaattttaaatgatatgATAGCATGTTATCAAAATACAATTTGttataaaaagcaaaattcGACCTTTGAGGAATGTTTACATAATCACGACTTGAAAGAAATTGATGAAAACTGCATTATTTTGAGGAAAGCGTATGCTCAATGTCGCCGTAATTTACTGAACGGAAATTTTAAACTGATCGGCAATCCCTTGTCAAGATAA
- a CDS encoding protein KRI1 — translation MKNNIEKGKIKKLKKKIKCSDKEEKEGVSSRASKRTIYSKKKKLRVKEKKERKKNTGENVIVHSDKELNDEPDALKDYNNNSISNSGNNSNSNNSNNSDSNNNNSEGCLVYNDSMDGEELGDKKKGREKGKEHNEKNKSKSGIKNDFIKTNEEEEVTLSSDENSSSSDEDHDGLLLTSKFKKKFSDLLLKLKNKDTNLLDKKEEFFFHDSDFDTDVSNDDVTKQSEEENDINEKKKKKNVNNVLINFKNCGQNGQNGQNGQNGQNGQNEQNEQNEQNEQNEQNEQNEQNEQNEQNGCRDQNEQYGQNDKKNKEAKYFLNYSDYFKNILLKEGSQAFDKEEEELLSKEKEICSGKNKKSYLEEQEELKKKIHEACKIAEEQNDNAESDNFFTVKEKNEKEIMEEKMYYENFLKTSKVPMKEEDNLLKEYWKDNLNKDEEFLRDYILKEMWREDKIHNPYEEIDEIDEEELEKAERFEKTYNFRYEEQNGNVINSIPRKIGNSVRQDLKKKKKKEKRREKRKKQRERKKKILDELKKEKNNINTDKKNTTNNTTKTNTPVNVYTDDNNKSGGFMNNDTRKADKGHNWTVHSTHCKGSMKSEKDVDKYNNSNYVDDSGYIDDNNHNDVNDLWFLCDECEHPINPLSYVYECTTCENFALCKKCFKKTIHEHKLNKLLVPRNCVPPENYGNSNIVKNENSQFNNNNEHVHNNNNNLYNSYDQMEYLENDSSGYEDLIDDMPIRFKYIKVKPKSFKLTTDFILKTDDATLNKMAPIKYISPYL, via the coding sequence atgaaaaataatatagaaaagggcaaaataaagaaattaaaaaaaaaaattaagtgtTCAGATAAAGAAGAGAAAGAAGGAGTATCCTCGAGAGCGAGTAAAAGGAcgatatattcaaaaaaaaagaaattacgtgttaaggaaaaaaaagaaaggaaaaaaaacacAGGTGAAAATGTTATCGTTCATTCGGATAAGGAATTGAACGATGAACCAGATGCTTTAAaggattataataataatagtattagTAACAGTggtaataacagtaacagtaataatagtaataatagtgatagcaataataataattctgaAGGTTGTCTTGTATATAATGACTCCATGGATGGAGAAGAATTAGgcgataaaaaaaaaggaagggaaaagggaaaagaacataatgaaaaaaataaatcaaagaGTGGCATTAAGaatgattttattaaaactaACGAGGAGGAAGAGGTAACATTAAGTAGTGATGAGAATAGTTCGAGTAGTGATGAAGATCATGATGGGTTACTATTAACATcgaaatttaagaaaaaatttagtGACCTTTTGcttaaattgaaaaataaagatacaAATTTGTTGGACAAAAAagaggaatttttttttcatgataGCGATTTTGATACCGACGTATCGAATGACGATGTAACAAAACAGagtgaagaagaaaatgatataaatgaaaaaaaaaaaaaaaaaaatgtgaacaatgtacttataaatttcaaaaattgtGGGCAAAATGGGCAAAATGGGCAAAATGGGCAAAATGGGCAAAATGGGCAAAATGAGCAAAATGagcaaaatgaacaaaatgagcaaaatgaacaaaatgagcaaaatgaacaaaatgagcaaaatgaacaaaatgggTGCAGAGATCAAAATGAGCAATATGgacaaaatgataaaaagaataaagaagCGAAATATTTCCTGAACTATTcagattattttaaaaacatattgTTAAAAGAAGGATCGCAGGCTTTTGATAAGGAAGAGGAAGAGTTACTAAgtaaagaaaaggaaatatgttcaggaaaaaataaaaagagttATTTGGAGGAGCaggaagaattaaaaaaaaaaatacatgaagCTTGCAAAATTGCAGAGGAGCAAAATGACAATGCTGAGagtgataatttttttacagttaaagaaaaaaatgaaaaggaaataatggaagagaaaatgtattatgaaaattttctaaaaacGTCAAAAGTACCTATGAAAGAAGAAGacaatttattaaaagaatattggaaagataatttaaataaagatGAAGAATTTTTACgagattatattttaaaagaaatgtgGAGAGAGGATAAAATCCATAATCCTTATGAAGAAATAGATGAAATTGATGAAGAAGAATTAGAAAAAGCTGAACGTTTTGAAAAAACGTACAATTTTCGTTATGAAGAACAAAATGGGAATGTTATAAATTCAATTCCACGTAAAATAGGCAATAGTGTAAGACAAgacttaaaaaagaaaaaaaagaaggaaaaaagaagggaaaaaagaaaaaaacagagagagagaaaaaaaaaaattttagatgaattaaaaaaagaaaaaaataatattaatactGATAAAAAGAATACTACTAATAATACGACAAAAACCAATACACCGGTGAATGTTTACACTGATGATAATAACAAAAGTGGGGGATTTATGAATAATGATACCAGGAAAGCTGACAAAGGACACAATTGGACAGTACATAGTACTCATTGCAAAGGGAGTATGAAATCAGAAAAAGATGTagacaaatataataattcaaattatGTAGATGATAGTGGTTATATTGACGATAATAACCATAATGATGTTAACGATTTATGGTTTTTGTGTGATGAATGTGAACACCCTATTAATCCTCTAAGTTACGTTTATGAATGTACAACTTGTGAAAATTTTgcattatgtaaaaaatgcttcaaaaaaacaattcatgagcataaattaaataaactatTAGTACCTAGAAATTGTGTACCTCCAGAAAATTATGGAAATAGCAATATTGTGAAGAATGAAAATTCCCAatttaacaataacaatgaacatgttcataataataataataatttgtacAATAGCTATGACCAAATggaatatttagaaaatgaTTCAAGCGGTTACGAGGATTTAATTGATGATATGCCTATTagatttaaatatattaaagtaaaaCCAAAATCGTTCAAACTTACTActgattttattttgaaaacaGACGATGcaacattaaataaaatggcTCCAATAAAGTATATTTCTCCATATCTGTAG
- a CDS encoding ATP synthase-associated protein: protein MKNNVQEEEKKKTGFCKKCCSKMYRGLKGPSVAHSVLFGVFGGLFYYGCYYFYRYLKITYFDTLHVSNESRRRFMEKQMLFYNDEGYNLSMKYIGKRIRQKNKNKKRKRKREREIHVILRELQPKFLHS, encoded by the exons atgaaaaataacgTACAGGAAgaggaaaagaagaaaacag gtttttgcaaaaaatgcTGCAGCAAAATGTACAGAGGACTTAAAGGTCCAAGCGTAGCGCACAGTGTCCTATTCGGAGTATTTGGAG GCTTGTTTTATTATGGAtgttattacttttatagaTATTTAAAAATCACCTACTTCGACACATTACATGTGTCAAATGAAAGTAGAAGAAGATTTATGGAGAAGCAAATGTTATTTTACAATGATGAGGGTTATAATTTGTCTATGAAATATATTGGTAAAAGAATaagacaaaaaaacaaaaacaaaaaaagaaaaagaaagagagaGAGAGAGATACACGTAATATTAAGAGAATTACAACCTAAGTTTTTACACAGCTAA
- a CDS encoding SAYSvFN domain-containing protein, which translates to MPKKKKNSKKKNGTQYLNPKIATAVLLCSCYFFHSIFGVVYVIVVLIAIIFLNLESNKDSRGSSISAYSIFNKGKRYLVGDLRMNQIETELRNVKYKNDDSDENILRYNDIDKNKMYIKGSSKYNNKLCTCGSNKKFKKCCGRIKNDSSDF; encoded by the coding sequence ATGccgaaaaaaaagaagaattcaaaaaagaagaatggTACGCAATACTTAAACCCGAAAATCGCAACAGCTGTTCTGTTATGTTCATGTTACTTTTTCCATAGCATATTCGGTGTTGTATATGTAATAGTTGTTTTAATAGccatcatatttttaaatttagaaaGTAATAAAGACAGTAGAGGTAGTAGTATAAGCGCCTATTCAATATTTAATAAGGGGAAACGATATTTAGTTGGTGACTTAAGAATGAATCAAATAGAAACAGAATTACGAAatgtgaaatataaaaatgatgatagCGATGAGAATATTTTAAGGTATAATGATATCgacaaaaacaaaatgtatattaaagGATCAtcgaaatataataataaattatgcaCATGCGGAtctaacaaaaaatttaaaaagtgtTGTGGTAGGATAAAGAATGATTCGTCagatttttaa